From Verrucomicrobia bacterium S94, the proteins below share one genomic window:
- the yciH gene encoding stress response translation initiation inhibitor YciH, with the protein MNSFDDLDIVFSTEMGRIKPEKKRADVPKGDGIVRVGRETKGRKGKGMTVITGVPTHPQGLKDLARKLKQKCGTGGTVKGQTIEIQGDHRDLLVAELQAMGYTVKKSGG; encoded by the coding sequence ATGAACAGTTTTGACGATCTGGATATTGTTTTTTCAACCGAAATGGGCCGCATTAAGCCCGAAAAGAAAAGGGCGGATGTGCCGAAGGGTGATGGTATTGTCCGCGTCGGGCGGGAAACCAAGGGCCGAAAGGGCAAGGGCATGACGGTGATTACCGGCGTTCCGACCCATCCGCAGGGTTTGAAGGACCTGGCCAGAAAACTGAAGCAGAAATGCGGAACAGGCGGAACCGTTAAAGGGCAGACCATCGAAATTCAGGGCGATCACCGCGACCTGCTGGTGGCGGAACTGCAGGCGATGGGCTATACGGTGAAGAAGTCCGGCGGTTGA
- a CDS encoding hydroxymethylglutaryl-CoA synthase, translated as MKIGIDRISFYTSHYFVDLKTLAEARKVDADKYYVGIGQEKMGIPAPDEDVVTLGASAAYPLLKEGELDDVELLLFATETGIDQSKAAGVYVHGLLELGSRCRTVELKQACYSGTAGIQLALGFVARNPSKKALVITSDVARYELGSPGEATQGCGSVAMLISADPRILAIDPEAGYYTEDVMDFWRPNYRSEALVDGKYSTMVYIHALIESWKQYAEQSGRELTDFDRFCYHIPFTKMAEKAHQKLCRKFKVKTSREEMMHLLEESLRYSRITGNCYSGSMYVGLTSLLETSEEDLGGKRIGLYSYGSGCVGEFYSGVIQPGYRNVLYADQHAKMLAERTELTYQQYEDIFHYGVPTDGGNYSFPQYKTGPFRFSGISQHKREYESLIDE; from the coding sequence ATGAAGATTGGAATTGATCGGATCAGCTTCTACACCTCTCATTATTTTGTAGATCTGAAAACGCTGGCTGAAGCGCGTAAAGTGGATGCCGATAAATATTATGTGGGTATCGGGCAGGAAAAAATGGGTATTCCTGCGCCGGACGAGGATGTGGTTACGCTGGGCGCGAGTGCCGCATATCCGCTCCTGAAGGAGGGAGAGCTGGATGATGTCGAGCTGCTCCTCTTTGCCACAGAAACCGGGATTGACCAGTCGAAGGCCGCGGGGGTTTATGTTCACGGACTGCTGGAACTGGGTTCGCGCTGCCGCACCGTTGAGTTAAAGCAGGCGTGTTATTCCGGAACCGCCGGCATTCAGCTGGCCCTCGGCTTTGTGGCGCGGAATCCCTCCAAAAAAGCACTGGTGATTACGTCCGATGTGGCCCGTTATGAACTGGGAAGTCCCGGTGAGGCGACGCAGGGCTGCGGATCGGTTGCGATGTTGATTTCCGCCGATCCCCGGATTCTGGCGATTGACCCTGAAGCGGGATATTATACGGAGGATGTCATGGATTTCTGGCGTCCGAATTACCGCTCAGAAGCGCTGGTGGACGGGAAGTACTCTACGATGGTCTACATTCATGCACTCATTGAATCCTGGAAGCAGTATGCGGAACAATCCGGCCGTGAGCTGACGGATTTTGACCGGTTCTGCTATCATATTCCATTTACAAAAATGGCTGAAAAGGCCCATCAGAAGCTCTGCCGGAAATTCAAAGTGAAGACCTCACGCGAGGAGATGATGCATCTGCTGGAGGAATCGCTGCGGTACAGTCGGATTACCGGAAACTGTTATTCCGGCTCAATGTATGTCGGACTTACTTCTCTGCTTGAAACCTCGGAGGAGGATCTGGGCGGAAAACGCATCGGGCTGTACAGTTATGGTTCGGGGTGTGTCGGTGAATTTTACAGCGGTGTAATCCAGCCCGGTTACCGTAATGTGCTCTATGCGGATCAGCATGCAAAAATGCTCGCAGAACGCACAGAACTTACGTATCAACAGTACGAAGACATTTTTCATTACGGTGTGCCGACGGACGGCGGAAATTACAGTTTTCCGCAATACAAAACAGGACCGTTCCGGTTCTCGGGGATCAGTCAGCATAAAAGGGAGTATGAATCATTAATAGACGAATGA
- a CDS encoding mevalonate kinase, whose product MKAVAPGKLILSGEHAVVYGKPAIAMAIDRSAVFELTPKEEQGVAFDLPGTGISESHTLMALRDLKRRAEKKYREFLKGEIGISYVLGAPADLFRFAFIHTMDGLHRTLDSGLVMKLRSSIPVGCGMGSSAATVLSEIRAIGHYFRVDFKPDWYYEYSLEAEKLQHGRPSGVDSYISLHGGCARFQNGKAVSISLPRMQMYMVQTGIPVSSTGECVMNVEKQFKSSEIWSEFEAVTNEFEQAIRTNNTQKLHWLVRENNRLLSAIGVVPEKVQRFISEIEAWGGSAKICGAGSVSGERGGVVLVIADEMPRAICEKYGYSVSPVRGIRWEPELSDPHGRSCRHQNLGARQSDAAG is encoded by the coding sequence ATGAAAGCAGTTGCTCCGGGCAAGCTGATCCTCAGCGGTGAACATGCGGTGGTTTACGGAAAACCGGCCATTGCCATGGCGATTGACCGTAGTGCGGTATTTGAGCTGACGCCGAAAGAGGAGCAGGGCGTGGCCTTTGATCTTCCCGGAACCGGAATTTCCGAATCCCATACGCTGATGGCGTTGCGCGATCTGAAGCGCCGTGCAGAAAAAAAGTACCGTGAATTCCTGAAAGGGGAAATCGGGATCAGCTATGTGCTTGGAGCTCCGGCCGATCTGTTCCGGTTTGCATTTATTCATACGATGGACGGTTTGCACCGCACGCTTGATTCCGGGCTGGTGATGAAGCTGCGTTCCAGCATTCCGGTGGGCTGCGGTATGGGATCCTCGGCGGCTACCGTGCTGAGCGAAATCCGGGCGATCGGGCACTACTTCCGTGTTGATTTCAAGCCCGACTGGTACTACGAATATTCCCTTGAAGCCGAAAAACTCCAGCACGGCCGGCCAAGCGGTGTGGATTCCTATATTTCGCTGCACGGCGGCTGTGCCCGGTTTCAGAACGGAAAAGCTGTTTCGATTTCGCTTCCGCGAATGCAGATGTACATGGTGCAGACCGGTATTCCGGTGTCATCCACCGGTGAGTGTGTGATGAATGTGGAAAAGCAGTTCAAGAGTAGCGAAATCTGGAGTGAATTCGAGGCTGTGACCAACGAGTTTGAGCAGGCCATCCGGACCAACAATACGCAGAAACTGCATTGGCTGGTTCGGGAGAACAACCGGTTACTTTCCGCCATCGGTGTGGTGCCGGAAAAGGTGCAGCGTTTTATTTCCGAAATTGAAGCATGGGGCGGTTCTGCGAAAATATGCGGAGCGGGATCCGTGTCCGGAGAGCGCGGGGGTGTGGTGTTGGTAATTGCCGATGAAATGCCGCGCGCAATCTGCGAAAAGTATGGCTATAGCGTATCGCCCGTTCGGGGGATCCGCTGGGAACCCGAATTGTCTGATCCGCATGGCCGAAGCTGCCGTCATCAAAACCTCGGCGCCCGGCAGTCTGATGCTGCTGGGTGA
- a CDS encoding type 2 isopentenyl-diphosphate Delta-isomerase, giving the protein MAKINQRKLDHINIVSDDAAIDRNKSYFDRIHLTHRALPELNLSEIDSSVMFLGRKLSFPLLISSMTGGKDEELVNINRNLAVAAEAEGVALAVGSQRVFLSDRAARASFELREHAPSIPLIGNLGAVQLNYNVGFADCEAAVKVLEADALYLHLNPLQEAVQPEGDTDFSDLRSKIATVVQQLRKPVIIKEVGAGISAQDVEHLLAAGVKHIDVAGSGGTSWSMVESRRSQNPSLGELFGDWGIPTPVALKMMAPFRHEVNVIASGGIRSGIDMAKSIILGASMCGLARPFLDPARESADAVRQVIRRLKREFVTAMFLLGSGCVEDLKGKEELILNEDWN; this is encoded by the coding sequence ATGGCAAAAATCAATCAGCGAAAACTGGATCATATCAATATCGTGTCGGATGACGCGGCGATTGATCGTAATAAATCCTATTTTGACCGAATTCATCTGACGCATCGGGCTCTGCCCGAGCTGAATCTATCGGAGATTGATTCTTCGGTAATGTTTCTCGGCAGAAAACTTTCGTTTCCGCTGCTGATTTCCTCGATGACCGGCGGCAAAGATGAAGAGTTGGTGAACATCAACCGCAATCTTGCTGTTGCCGCCGAAGCTGAGGGTGTGGCGCTGGCGGTGGGATCGCAGCGTGTATTTCTTTCCGACCGTGCGGCACGGGCCAGTTTTGAATTGCGTGAGCATGCGCCGAGTATTCCTCTGATTGGAAACCTGGGGGCGGTTCAACTGAATTACAATGTAGGCTTTGCGGACTGTGAGGCTGCGGTAAAGGTGCTGGAGGCCGATGCGCTTTATCTGCATCTAAACCCTTTGCAGGAAGCGGTGCAGCCGGAGGGGGATACCGATTTTTCTGATCTGCGGAGTAAAATTGCAACGGTTGTGCAGCAGCTCAGAAAGCCGGTCATTATCAAAGAGGTCGGTGCCGGAATTTCCGCGCAGGATGTGGAGCATCTGCTGGCGGCCGGAGTTAAACATATTGATGTTGCGGGCAGCGGCGGTACATCATGGAGTATGGTGGAGAGCCGCCGTAGTCAGAATCCTTCTCTGGGGGAACTGTTCGGGGACTGGGGCATTCCGACGCCGGTTGCTTTGAAAATGATGGCCCCTTTCCGGCATGAGGTGAATGTGATCGCTTCCGGAGGTATCCGGAGTGGCATAGATATGGCTAAAAGTATTATTCTGGGGGCATCGATGTGCGGTCTGGCCCGGCCGTTTCTGGATCCGGCGAGGGAATCGGCGGATGCGGTGCGGCAGGTGATACGACGGCTTAAACGGGAATTTGTGACGGCGATGTTTCTGCTGGGAAGCGGGTGTGTTGAAGATTTGAAAGGCAAAGAGGAACTCATTCTGAATGAAGATTGGAATTGA